The genomic interval GCGGGCGCGCTCACGGCGGCGTTTGCGACCGGTTTGCTGGCGCCGCGTCGAGCGTGGGCGGGCGCCTGGAATCAGGCGGGTTTCGGCACCAAGGCGGTCGCCGACGCCCTGCGGTCCATCGGAGCAAGCGAATCGGTGGAAAGCCCGGACATCCTCGTGAAAGCGCCGGATATCGCCGAGAACGGAGCCATCGTGCCGATCGAGGTCATCAGCAGGATTCCCAACACGCGCTTCATCGCAATCGTCGCGGACAAGAACCCCTTTCCGCTGATCGCCATTTTCGAGTTTCGCGATGGTGCCGAGGGCTTCGTCTCCACGCGCGTCAAACTGGGCGAGTCGACGTTCGTGCGCGCCATCGTGAAGGCGGACGATCGGGTGTACAGCGCACGCCGGGAGGTCAAGGTCACGATCGGCGGATGCGGCTGACCCCGTTCACCACAGGAGACTTGGGCACGCGATGGCGGAACCGATGAAAATCCGCGCCACGTTGCAGGGTGACGTGGTGGAGGTCAAGGTGCTCATCAGCCACCCGATGGAAACGGGTCAACGCAAGGACCCCGAATCAGGCGCCACGGTGCCCCTTCACTTCATCCAGAAGGTCACGGCCACGCTGAACGATACCCCCGTGATGGAAGCGCAGTGGAGCCAGGCGATTTCGAAGAATCCGT from Betaproteobacteria bacterium carries:
- the soxY gene encoding thiosulfate oxidation carrier protein SoxY, encoding MNRVRRTLLRGVSTAGALTAAFATGLLAPRRAWAGAWNQAGFGTKAVADALRSIGASESVESPDILVKAPDIAENGAIVPIEVISRIPNTRFIAIVADKNPFPLIAIFEFRDGAEGFVSTRVKLGESTFVRAIVKADDRVYSARREVKVTIGGCG
- the soxZ gene encoding thiosulfate oxidation carrier complex protein SoxZ is translated as MAEPMKIRATLQGDVVEVKVLISHPMETGQRKDPESGATVPLHFIQKVTATLNDTPVMEAQWSQAISKNPFLGFKIRGAKAGDRLAVAWSDSKGQQGSIETTVTGGT